One genomic window of Burkholderia diffusa includes the following:
- a CDS encoding ABC transporter permease: MTTDASFVRARRRPLRSRAGVLWLGAAVAIAAAVAAPLAVLVAASFGADLAHWKHLAEFVLPQALVNTLLLLAGVGAIVTVLGTGCAWLVTAYDFPGRRMLTWALLLPLAVPTYIVAFAYLDLLHPIGPVQGAIRWLLGFDSPRQFRLPDLRSLPGAIFVLGFVLYPYVYLSTRAMFVTQSASLLEAARTLGAGRIATFWRVVVPLARPAIAVGVSLALLETLNDIGASEFLGVQTLTVSVYTTWITRSDLAGAAQIALAMLAIVVGMIVLERYGRRRQRYAHGRRMRPLAPRKLTGAAAWSATALGGLPVLLGFGAPAAYLAVETGKRLHFVGGVSAQLMTGLANTLTIAAAATVATLACGLVVAWAARARRDSARAGPARVCARIASLGYAVPGTVLAIGLLVPFAAADRLLGAALGRDGLVLMGSAAALVIAYTVRFLAISAGSIEAGLARIPPSLEHAARSLGETAGGTLRRVHLPLLRPALTTSALLVFVDAMKELPATLLLRPLNFDTLATWLYAEAARGTYEEGAVAALAIVLAGLVPVILLARTRHKIGA, encoded by the coding sequence TTGACAACTGACGCATCGTTCGTCCGCGCGCGCCGCCGGCCGCTCCGATCGCGCGCGGGCGTCCTCTGGCTGGGCGCGGCCGTCGCGATCGCCGCGGCGGTCGCGGCGCCGCTCGCGGTGCTGGTCGCAGCGTCGTTCGGCGCCGATCTCGCGCACTGGAAGCATCTCGCCGAGTTCGTGCTGCCGCAGGCGCTCGTCAACACGCTGCTGTTGCTCGCGGGCGTCGGCGCGATCGTCACGGTGCTCGGCACGGGTTGCGCGTGGCTCGTCACCGCGTACGATTTTCCCGGCCGACGGATGCTGACCTGGGCGCTGCTCCTGCCGCTCGCAGTGCCCACCTATATCGTCGCGTTCGCGTACCTCGACCTGCTCCATCCGATCGGCCCCGTGCAGGGCGCGATCCGCTGGCTGCTCGGCTTCGACAGCCCGCGCCAGTTCCGCCTGCCCGACCTGCGCTCGCTGCCCGGTGCAATCTTCGTGCTCGGCTTCGTGCTGTATCCGTACGTGTACCTGAGCACGCGCGCGATGTTCGTCACGCAGTCCGCGAGCCTGCTCGAAGCCGCGCGCACGCTCGGCGCGGGACGCATCGCGACGTTCTGGCGCGTCGTCGTGCCGCTCGCGCGGCCCGCGATCGCGGTCGGCGTGAGCCTTGCGCTGCTCGAAACGCTGAACGACATCGGCGCATCGGAATTCCTCGGTGTGCAGACGCTGACCGTGTCGGTCTACACGACATGGATCACGCGCTCCGATCTCGCCGGCGCCGCGCAGATCGCGCTCGCGATGCTCGCGATCGTCGTCGGCATGATCGTGCTCGAACGCTACGGGCGCCGCCGCCAGCGCTACGCGCACGGCCGGCGCATGCGTCCGCTCGCACCGCGCAAGCTGACGGGCGCCGCGGCGTGGAGCGCCACCGCGCTCGGCGGGTTGCCGGTGCTGCTCGGCTTCGGCGCGCCGGCGGCGTACCTCGCGGTCGAGACCGGCAAGCGGCTGCATTTCGTCGGCGGCGTATCCGCTCAATTGATGACCGGGCTCGCGAACACGCTGACGATCGCCGCCGCCGCAACCGTGGCGACACTCGCATGCGGGCTCGTCGTCGCGTGGGCGGCGCGCGCGCGGCGCGACAGCGCGCGTGCGGGCCCGGCCCGCGTATGCGCGCGAATCGCGAGCCTCGGCTACGCGGTGCCGGGCACCGTGCTGGCGATCGGCCTGCTGGTCCCGTTCGCGGCGGCCGACCGGCTGCTGGGCGCGGCGCTCGGCCGCGACGGGCTGGTGCTGATGGGGTCGGCAGCCGCGCTCGTGATCGCATACACCGTGCGCTTTCTCGCGATCTCCGCCGGCAGCATCGAAGCCGGCCTTGCGCGCATTCCGCCGTCGCTGGAACACGCCGCGCGCTCGCTCGGCGAGACGGCCGGCGGCACGCTGCGCCGCGTGCACCTGCCGCTGCTGCGGCCCGCGCTCACGACGAGCGCACTGCTCGTGTTCGTCGACGCGATGAAGGAGCTGCCGGCGACGCTGCTGCTGCGCCCGCTGAATTTCGACACGCTCGCGACCTGGCTATATGCGGAGGCCGCGCGCGGCACCTATGAGGAAGGCGCGGTCGCCGCGCTCGCGATCGTGCTGGCCGGGCTCGTGCCCGTGATCCTGCTCGCGCGCACTCGTCACAAGATCGGAGCCTGA
- a CDS encoding Fe(3+) ABC transporter substrate-binding protein, with the protein MSNPRTRLLPLAGALALAAAAFAPLAHAAEEVSLYTTREPKLIQPLIDAFTKQSGVKVNTVFVKDGLLERVKAEGAQSPADVLMTVDIGNLLDLVDGGLAQPVRSKVLDDAIPANLRGAQGDWYALSLRDRVLYVEKDLKVDAFRYEDLADPKWKGKVCIRSGQHPYNTAFVAAMIAHDGEAATEKWLRGVKTNLARKATGGDRDVARDILGGICDVGLANAYYVGHMKNAEPGTDARKWGDAIKVVRPTFANAKSGGTHVNISGAAIAKHAPHKANAVKLLEYLVSPEAQALYAQANYEYPVRANVKLDPVIASFGTLKIDPLPLTDIAKHRKAASQLVDKVGFDN; encoded by the coding sequence ATGTCGAATCCGCGCACCCGCCTGCTGCCGCTCGCCGGCGCCCTCGCCCTTGCCGCCGCCGCATTCGCGCCACTAGCCCACGCGGCCGAGGAAGTAAGCCTGTACACCACGCGCGAACCGAAGCTGATCCAGCCGCTGATCGACGCGTTCACGAAACAGAGCGGCGTCAAGGTCAACACGGTGTTCGTGAAGGACGGCCTGCTCGAGCGCGTGAAGGCGGAAGGCGCGCAATCGCCGGCCGACGTGCTGATGACGGTCGACATCGGCAACCTGCTGGACCTGGTCGACGGCGGGCTCGCGCAGCCGGTGCGCTCGAAGGTGCTCGACGATGCGATTCCCGCGAACCTGCGCGGCGCGCAAGGCGACTGGTACGCGCTGTCGCTGCGCGACCGCGTGCTGTACGTGGAGAAGGACCTGAAGGTCGACGCGTTCCGCTACGAGGATCTCGCCGATCCGAAATGGAAGGGCAAGGTCTGCATCCGCTCGGGGCAGCATCCGTACAACACGGCATTCGTCGCGGCGATGATCGCGCACGACGGCGAAGCCGCGACCGAAAAGTGGCTGCGCGGCGTGAAGACGAATCTCGCCCGCAAGGCGACGGGCGGCGACCGCGACGTCGCGCGCGACATTCTCGGCGGCATCTGCGACGTCGGTCTTGCCAACGCGTACTACGTCGGTCACATGAAGAACGCGGAGCCCGGCACCGATGCGCGCAAGTGGGGCGACGCGATCAAGGTCGTGCGGCCGACGTTCGCGAACGCGAAAAGCGGTGGCACGCACGTAAACATCAGCGGCGCGGCGATCGCGAAGCACGCGCCGCACAAGGCCAACGCGGTGAAGCTGCTCGAGTACCTCGTGTCGCCGGAAGCGCAGGCGCTGTATGCGCAGGCGAACTACGAATATCCGGTGCGCGCGAACGTGAAGCTCGATCCGGTGATCGCGAGTTTCGGCACGCTGAAGATCGACCCGCTGCCGCTGACCGACATCGCGAAGCACCGCAAGGCGGCCAGCCAGCTCGTCGACAAGGTCGGCTTTGACAACTGA
- a CDS encoding amino acid permease, with protein sequence MKNLQRHLSARHIRFLALGSAIGTGLFYGSASAIQLAGPAVILAYILGGAAVYMVMRALGEMAVREPVAGSFGHYATENLGPFAGFVTGWTYTLEMVIVAIADITAFGIYMGFWFPDVPQWIWVLGVVAVICGLNLCHVKVFGELEFWLSIIKVGAIVAMIGGGIAILLTGMHFGHSADVPTFANLWNHGGFFPNGIGGLIASLSVVIFAYGGIEVIGMSAGEAKDPERVIPRAINAVPARILLFYVLTMIVLMSISPWTGVGSDGSPFVQIFSALGVKSAATILNLVVISAAISAINSDIFGAGRMMFGMARQGQAPRVLMTTSRHGVPWVTVLVMAGALLVGVLLNYLMPKDVFLVVAAIATFATVWVWLMILLSQVAMRRRLSRAEVAALKFKVPLWPVAPALTIAFMSFVIVMLGWFEDTRVALYVGAAWLVLLAVVFYARIRPKFAPASR encoded by the coding sequence ATGAAGAACTTGCAGCGCCATCTGAGCGCGCGGCACATCCGCTTTCTCGCGCTGGGCTCGGCGATCGGCACCGGCCTGTTCTACGGCTCGGCGTCCGCGATCCAGCTCGCGGGCCCGGCGGTGATCCTGGCCTATATTCTGGGCGGCGCGGCTGTCTACATGGTGATGCGCGCACTGGGCGAGATGGCCGTGCGCGAGCCCGTCGCCGGCTCGTTCGGCCACTACGCGACCGAAAATCTCGGCCCGTTCGCGGGCTTCGTCACCGGCTGGACCTACACGCTCGAAATGGTGATCGTCGCGATTGCCGACATCACCGCGTTCGGCATCTACATGGGCTTCTGGTTTCCGGATGTCCCTCAATGGATCTGGGTACTCGGCGTCGTCGCGGTCATCTGCGGGCTGAATCTGTGCCATGTGAAGGTGTTCGGCGAGCTCGAGTTCTGGCTGTCGATCATCAAGGTCGGCGCGATCGTCGCGATGATCGGCGGCGGCATCGCGATCCTGCTGACCGGCATGCATTTCGGCCATTCGGCCGACGTGCCGACGTTCGCGAACCTGTGGAACCATGGCGGCTTCTTCCCGAACGGGATCGGCGGTCTGATCGCGTCGCTGTCGGTCGTGATCTTCGCGTACGGCGGCATCGAGGTGATCGGGATGAGCGCCGGCGAGGCAAAGGATCCGGAGCGCGTGATTCCGCGCGCCATCAACGCGGTGCCCGCGCGCATCCTGTTGTTCTACGTGCTGACGATGATCGTGCTGATGTCGATCAGCCCGTGGACCGGCGTCGGCAGCGACGGCAGCCCGTTCGTGCAGATCTTCTCGGCGCTCGGCGTGAAGTCGGCGGCGACCATTCTCAACCTCGTGGTGATCAGCGCGGCAATCTCGGCGATCAACAGCGACATATTCGGCGCGGGGCGGATGATGTTCGGAATGGCGCGGCAGGGTCAGGCGCCGCGCGTGCTGATGACGACGTCGCGGCACGGCGTGCCATGGGTCACGGTGCTCGTGATGGCCGGCGCGCTGCTGGTCGGCGTGCTGCTCAACTACCTGATGCCGAAAGACGTATTCCTGGTGGTCGCGGCGATCGCGACGTTCGCGACCGTGTGGGTGTGGCTGATGATCCTGCTGTCGCAGGTCGCGATGCGCCGTCGCCTGTCGCGCGCGGAAGTCGCGGCATTGAAGTTCAAGGTGCCGCTGTGGCCCGTCGCACCTGCGCTGACGATCGCGTTCATGAGTTTCGTGATCGTGATGCTCGGCTGGTTCGAAGATACGCGCGTCGCGCTATACGTCGGCGCGGCATGGCTCGTGCTGCTCGCGGTCGTGTTCTACGCACGAATCCGCCCGAAGTTTGCGCCTGCGTCACGTTGA
- a CDS encoding FUSC family protein, with the protein MRYSVEIRKFFYSQYFFGGLRIAVGVSLPAVLCLIVFHNRELGFTISTGALGACVVDMPGPLKYKHNEMLACSVIGFLAALATGLATPNIFALWLTIVPLTFVLSLIVVYGNRWPQISFATLFMMVMTLEEKFTPLQAFVNAGWILAGGLWYTYWATLVSQWQARRIEQQALAESLFACADYLLARAQFYDLDADLDECYRNLVAKQITAVETQETARDIVLRNLPKLRRGKLDPGRTTMYNLFINSVDLHELFVGAHTDYPLVRNTFGGSDLIIFYRDLIRKAARDLEEIGLAVLENRAPHSRISVKAELRAIEYEIELMRKKNFPATNAEAYAAVLATFRRIWSATRLIDRMRRNLSGHADPQQTELKIDKALTRFLQRRRMSPLLIFSNLNMRSPSFRHALRVTIAVAVGFWLGRLLPLTNAYWIVMTTIIILKPGYSLTKQRNAQRIVGTMIGCAASIALIYTVKEPPLLIAIMFGSMVMSYSLLLFNYAASVVFTSSYVLLMFHLLAPGSMRIIGERAIDTVVGCMIAIAASRLFPYWEYRLMGKLVTDMLTSTRKYFEAVWRAGRGVPPPVPAADGAAVVPVVAAAIETPATALDDDYRYRLARKDVHIAFANLGQAFQRMMIEPKAHQRFVPELNDLLVQTHVLGAQITAAAPLIRSACAADENLVHDDALRRGLSAVLENLEKAEAGEPPPADQLDATKQLTRDLDAMVVSAEKSDAVGAELTHDLKVLAHQCKQMLASSLLIRKDASVIRLPA; encoded by the coding sequence ATGCGCTATTCGGTCGAAATCAGAAAGTTTTTCTACAGCCAGTACTTTTTCGGCGGCCTGCGGATCGCGGTCGGCGTGTCGCTGCCGGCCGTGCTGTGCCTGATCGTGTTTCACAACCGGGAGCTCGGCTTCACGATCTCGACCGGCGCGCTCGGTGCGTGCGTCGTCGACATGCCCGGCCCGCTGAAGTACAAGCACAACGAAATGCTTGCGTGCAGCGTGATCGGCTTCCTGGCCGCGCTCGCGACCGGCCTCGCCACACCGAACATCTTCGCGCTGTGGCTGACGATCGTGCCACTCACGTTCGTGCTGTCGCTGATCGTCGTCTACGGCAACCGCTGGCCGCAGATCAGCTTCGCGACGCTGTTCATGATGGTGATGACGCTCGAGGAGAAGTTCACACCGCTGCAGGCGTTCGTCAATGCCGGCTGGATTCTCGCGGGCGGCCTCTGGTACACGTATTGGGCAACGCTCGTGTCGCAATGGCAGGCGCGCCGGATCGAACAGCAGGCGCTCGCCGAAAGCCTGTTCGCATGCGCCGACTATCTGCTCGCGCGTGCGCAGTTCTACGATCTCGATGCCGATCTCGACGAGTGCTATCGCAATCTCGTCGCGAAGCAGATCACCGCGGTCGAAACGCAGGAAACCGCGCGCGACATCGTGCTGCGCAACCTGCCGAAGCTGCGCCGCGGCAAGCTCGACCCCGGCCGCACGACGATGTACAACCTGTTCATCAACAGCGTCGACCTGCACGAGCTGTTCGTCGGCGCGCACACCGACTACCCGCTCGTGCGCAATACGTTCGGCGGCTCCGACCTGATCATTTTCTATCGCGATCTGATTCGCAAGGCTGCCCGCGACCTCGAGGAAATCGGCCTCGCGGTGCTCGAGAATCGCGCACCGCATTCGCGGATCAGCGTAAAGGCCGAACTGCGCGCGATCGAATACGAGATCGAGCTGATGCGCAAGAAGAACTTTCCGGCCACCAACGCGGAAGCCTACGCAGCCGTGCTCGCGACGTTCCGGCGCATCTGGAGCGCGACGCGCCTGATCGACCGGATGCGCCGCAACCTGTCGGGCCATGCCGACCCGCAGCAGACCGAACTGAAGATCGACAAGGCACTCACGCGTTTCCTGCAGCGGCGCCGGATGTCGCCACTCCTGATCTTCTCGAACCTGAACATGCGCTCGCCGAGCTTTCGTCACGCGCTGCGCGTGACGATCGCGGTCGCGGTCGGCTTCTGGCTCGGCCGGCTGCTGCCGCTCACAAACGCCTACTGGATCGTGATGACGACCATCATCATCCTGAAGCCCGGCTACTCGCTCACCAAGCAGCGCAACGCGCAGCGTATCGTCGGCACGATGATCGGCTGCGCGGCGAGCATTGCGCTGATCTACACGGTCAAGGAGCCGCCCCTGCTGATCGCGATCATGTTCGGGTCGATGGTGATGAGCTACAGCCTGTTGCTGTTCAACTACGCGGCGAGCGTCGTGTTCACGTCGTCCTACGTGCTGCTGATGTTCCACCTGCTCGCGCCGGGCAGCATGCGCATCATCGGCGAGCGCGCGATCGACACGGTGGTCGGCTGCATGATCGCGATCGCAGCGAGCCGCCTGTTCCCGTACTGGGAATACCGGCTGATGGGCAAGCTCGTCACCGACATGCTGACCTCGACCCGCAAGTATTTCGAGGCAGTGTGGCGCGCCGGGCGCGGCGTGCCGCCACCGGTGCCGGCCGCCGACGGCGCGGCGGTCGTGCCGGTCGTCGCCGCGGCGATCGAGACGCCGGCCACTGCCCTCGACGACGACTACCGCTACCGCCTCGCGCGCAAGGACGTGCACATTGCGTTCGCGAACCTCGGCCAGGCGTTCCAGCGGATGATGATCGAGCCAAAGGCGCACCAGCGCTTCGTGCCGGAGCTGAACGATCTGCTCGTGCAGACCCACGTGCTCGGTGCGCAGATCACCGCCGCCGCGCCGCTGATCCGCAGCGCATGCGCGGCCGACGAGAACCTCGTCCACGACGATGCGTTGCGCCGCGGCCTGTCCGCCGTGCTCGAGAATCTCGAGAAGGCGGAAGCCGGCGAGCCGCCGCCGGCCGACCAGCTCGACGCGACGAAGCAACTCACCCGCGACCTCGACGCGATGGTCGTGTCCGCGGAAAAATCCGACGCGGTGGGCGCCGAGCTCACGCACGACCTGAAGGTGCTCGCGCACCAGTGCAAGCAGATGCTCGCGTCGTCACTGCTGATCCGCAAGGACGCGAGCGTCATCCGCCTGCCCGCATGA
- the recC gene encoding exodeoxyribonuclease V subunit gamma, whose translation MLHLFYSNRHETLADALLDDLAAFPARNGPWAPQQVIVPSAALRRRLELDIAARHGVCANVEFTYLAQWLWAQIGRVLTVPARSPFAPDRLVWRCYRLFAQGAGGAPWLASPRLAAYLSASDDAMRYELAQRVAAVLDHYLTYRPEWLAAWQAGESVLAGDAAPRGISDAARDDEHWQAALWRALLAELSDSGTPPAHRFLVEARNLDLETVARADWPESVSVFALPTMPPLHVALLRELSRWIDVRVYALNPCREFWFDIVTAAHAEALDAAGRLDYQEVGHPLLAEWGRQTQAQLHMLHELTENAASGDASRFVANPAPTWLARVQNAILDLQPEAELGEAPAERGIEVHVCHSLARQLEVLHDRLLAWFDADASLQPSDVLVAVADLAAAGPLIDAVFGTAGAGGARVPYRITGLPPSQANPVARVLLEWLALPERQVGAPELVEWLRVDAVAARYGIDATALETVQTWLAAAGARRGLSPTVSDDAAVPAPRHTFSDALARLFLGYAMPEGAAPVGAWLPIEAATGSEAELLGRLARFTDDLDGFSRRLADAHTPRGWSELFADTLARFFDSGAAYADALSGVRDALDAMLAAMTEGASDEALPAAVVRAGLAAALDDPARGGVPWGGVTFSSLTSLRGLPYRVVCLLGMDDGVLPSLARADEFDLMAVLPKLGDRQRRDDERNLFLDLLLAARDRLLIAYTGRSIRDNAPLPPAALVDELLDHLALVTAGEDAPPDAVDAARRAFIVEHPLQPFAAEYFRPGSELVSYDAERATLASLLAAEAARDATREQPFFAQPLPAEPVEPVAFSEFERFWRHPARALLRARLGIVLSDAQAELLDTEPFALDFAGSDALAERVLPLLIESDEGGVHDHALRIADASPELPGGATGAVWRDQALGSMTQLASNVRRALADGMERRPFTLAIAPAWPDIEQALFGADDATLSRDAVHAPLELHGTLNRLTPAGQVIYRYARPSARDYLSAWLAHLVYCAVEPDGPRRTLWFGSGGAFELTPVAAPLERLAPLAALFRAGRRMPLRFFPRSAWARVSDGEAKAASVWINERVVSEADDPAIAIAWRGANPSLDEPFGTLARLVFEPMLEHLKEVA comes from the coding sequence ATGCTCCATCTCTTCTATTCGAACCGTCACGAAACGCTGGCCGACGCGCTGCTCGACGACCTGGCCGCGTTCCCGGCCCGCAATGGCCCGTGGGCGCCGCAACAGGTCATCGTGCCGAGCGCTGCGCTGCGCCGCCGTCTGGAACTCGATATCGCCGCGCGCCACGGCGTGTGCGCGAACGTCGAGTTCACGTATCTCGCGCAGTGGCTATGGGCGCAGATCGGCCGCGTGCTGACGGTACCGGCGCGCTCGCCGTTCGCGCCCGATCGCCTTGTGTGGCGTTGCTACCGGCTGTTCGCGCAGGGCGCGGGCGGCGCGCCGTGGCTTGCGTCGCCGCGGCTGGCCGCGTATCTGTCCGCGTCCGACGATGCGATGCGCTACGAGCTCGCGCAACGCGTCGCGGCCGTGCTCGATCATTACCTGACCTATCGGCCCGAATGGCTGGCCGCCTGGCAGGCCGGCGAGTCGGTGCTCGCGGGCGACGCCGCGCCGCGCGGAATCAGCGATGCCGCACGTGACGACGAGCACTGGCAGGCGGCGCTGTGGCGCGCGCTGCTCGCGGAGCTGAGCGACAGCGGCACGCCACCCGCGCATCGCTTCCTCGTGGAGGCGCGCAACCTCGATCTCGAAACCGTCGCGCGTGCCGACTGGCCGGAATCGGTCAGCGTGTTCGCGCTGCCGACGATGCCGCCGCTGCACGTCGCGCTGCTGCGCGAGCTGTCGCGCTGGATCGACGTGCGCGTCTATGCACTCAATCCGTGCCGCGAATTCTGGTTCGACATCGTCACCGCCGCGCATGCCGAGGCACTCGACGCGGCCGGCCGGCTCGACTATCAGGAAGTCGGCCATCCGCTGCTCGCGGAGTGGGGCCGGCAGACGCAGGCGCAACTGCACATGCTGCACGAACTGACCGAAAACGCCGCGTCAGGCGATGCGTCGCGTTTCGTCGCGAATCCCGCGCCGACCTGGCTCGCGCGCGTGCAGAACGCGATCCTCGACCTTCAACCGGAGGCCGAGCTCGGCGAAGCGCCGGCCGAGCGCGGGATCGAGGTGCACGTGTGCCATAGCCTCGCGCGCCAGCTCGAGGTGCTGCATGACCGCCTGCTCGCGTGGTTTGACGCGGACGCGTCGCTGCAGCCGTCCGATGTGCTGGTGGCGGTCGCCGATCTCGCGGCGGCCGGGCCGCTGATCGATGCCGTGTTCGGCACGGCGGGCGCCGGCGGCGCGCGCGTGCCTTACCGGATCACCGGCCTGCCGCCGTCGCAGGCGAACCCGGTCGCGCGCGTGCTGCTCGAGTGGCTCGCGTTGCCGGAACGGCAGGTCGGCGCGCCCGAGTTGGTCGAATGGCTGCGCGTCGACGCGGTGGCCGCCCGTTACGGCATCGATGCGACCGCGCTCGAGACGGTTCAGACCTGGCTCGCGGCCGCCGGCGCGCGGCGCGGGCTGTCGCCGACGGTGAGCGACGATGCGGCCGTGCCTGCGCCGCGCCATACGTTTTCCGATGCGCTCGCGCGACTCTTCCTCGGCTATGCGATGCCCGAAGGCGCGGCACCGGTCGGCGCGTGGCTGCCGATCGAGGCGGCGACCGGCAGCGAGGCCGAACTGCTCGGTCGGCTGGCGCGCTTCACGGACGATCTCGACGGCTTCTCGCGACGGCTCGCTGATGCGCACACGCCGCGCGGATGGAGCGAACTGTTCGCCGACACGCTCGCGCGGTTCTTCGACTCCGGTGCCGCGTATGCCGATGCGCTTTCGGGCGTACGGGACGCGCTCGACGCGATGCTTGCCGCGATGACGGAAGGCGCGTCCGACGAGGCGTTGCCGGCGGCCGTCGTACGCGCGGGGCTGGCGGCCGCGCTCGACGATCCGGCGCGCGGCGGGGTGCCATGGGGCGGCGTCACGTTCTCGTCGCTGACGAGCCTGCGCGGGCTGCCATACCGCGTCGTATGCCTGCTCGGCATGGACGACGGCGTGCTGCCAAGCCTGGCTCGCGCGGACGAGTTCGACCTGATGGCCGTGCTGCCGAAGCTCGGCGACCGGCAACGCCGCGACGACGAACGCAACCTGTTTCTCGACCTGCTGCTCGCCGCGCGCGACCGGCTGCTGATTGCCTATACGGGGCGCAGCATTCGCGACAACGCGCCGTTGCCGCCCGCGGCGCTCGTCGACGAACTGCTCGACCATCTCGCGCTCGTCACGGCCGGCGAGGACGCCCCACCGGATGCGGTCGATGCCGCACGGCGCGCGTTCATCGTCGAACATCCGCTGCAACCGTTCGCGGCCGAGTATTTCCGGCCCGGCAGCGAACTGGTTTCGTACGATGCCGAGCGCGCGACGCTCGCGTCGCTGCTGGCAGCCGAAGCCGCGCGCGATGCGACGCGCGAGCAGCCGTTCTTCGCGCAGCCGCTGCCGGCCGAGCCAGTCGAACCCGTCGCGTTCAGCGAATTCGAACGGTTCTGGCGGCATCCGGCCCGCGCGCTGCTGCGAGCGCGGCTCGGCATCGTGCTTTCCGACGCGCAGGCCGAACTGCTCGACACGGAGCCGTTCGCACTCGACTTCGCAGGCAGCGACGCGCTCGCCGAGCGCGTGCTGCCGCTGCTGATCGAATCGGATGAAGGCGGCGTGCACGATCACGCGTTGCGCATCGCGGACGCCAGCCCGGAACTGCCGGGCGGTGCAACGGGCGCCGTCTGGCGCGACCAGGCGCTTGGCTCGATGACGCAGCTTGCGTCGAACGTGCGGCGTGCGCTGGCCGACGGCATGGAACGACGGCCGTTCACGCTCGCGATCGCACCGGCATGGCCCGACATCGAACAGGCGCTGTTCGGTGCCGATGATGCGACGCTGTCGCGCGATGCGGTGCATGCGCCGCTCGAGTTGCACGGCACGCTGAACCGGCTGACGCCGGCGGGCCAGGTCATCTATCGCTATGCACGGCCGAGCGCGCGCGATTACCTGTCCGCGTGGCTCGCGCACCTCGTCTATTGCGCGGTGGAGCCCGACGGTCCGCGCCGCACGCTGTGGTTCGGCAGCGGCGGCGCATTCGAACTCACGCCGGTCGCGGCACCGCTCGAGCGCTTGGCGCCGCTCGCCGCGCTGTTTCGTGCGGGGCGGCGCATGCCGCTGCGATTCTTCCCGCGCAGCGCGTGGGCGCGCGTGTCCGACGGCGAGGCGAAGGCCGCGAGCGTCTGGATCAACGAGCGCGTGGTGAGCGAAGCCGACGATCCGGCGATCGCGATCGCATGGCGCGGTGCGAATCCGTCGCTCGACGAGCCGTTCGGCACACTCGCGCGGCTCGTGTTCGAGCCGATGCTGGAGCATCTGAAGGAGGTCGCATGA